Part of the Vespula pensylvanica isolate Volc-1 chromosome 23, ASM1446617v1, whole genome shotgun sequence genome is shown below.
aataattatttatttgaaatatatatttcagatatactcctgaagaagataaaaagatcataacttatgtagaaaaaaaaaataataatctgaaTAAACATAAAGTTTTCTCTgatttatctaaaatattGAATCGTTCTAAGCATTCAATCTGGATGCATTATgagtttattataaaaaagcgTAATATCGAAGAGGagagtatgtgtatatttttttattaacaaaaataagaacaagaccttaaagtaattaaatattttataatgttcttttcatttaacatctatagatatttctatattGAACCCAATATGgacattatcattaattaagaaatatattaaaaaattacttaaattaACATTATGTGATGACATACAAGAATTGAAAAATGCTACTATCCCAAAGATAGTTTGGAAAGAgttggaaaagaaattaaatatagatcATAAAATACTAAAAAGCTTTTGGGTGTTACAATTACATATGCAGCTATTTTGTccaaatatcatttatatgaatgatgttaaaatacaattaatagaATAGTaagtaattttgtaattagGAAAAATGATCTCTACAACAAAAaagtatatctaaatatactttatcaagtattattttcttatagtATGTTTGAGAAAGGTATAACAAATAGCAAAGAAATAGTATGGTCAAATCTTGTAAAATACTTCGATGGAATGACTTCTTCGtttctaaataaaacatttatatatctcaTGAAGGAAtatgatgtaaaaaaatatagaaggaAAAGTTTTTTGGGTAATtgataatcatatatattatacatacattattaaGATCTTTCTACTATATTAAGTTAATGAAATTATGATCTTTTTCAGATGCTATAGAGtatttatacgaaaaaaaaataccagaaataaaaaatcataaattagatagatatttaCCTCAAATTCAATACACTAAtggaaatatagaaatttttactgaagagaaaatgaataaactgaaagataaacaaaataaaaaataaataattacaataaattatgtagcttatttttcaaattatcacacataaaataatgatagaactaatatacatatattggaTTGTAACATATAAACAAGTTCTGttatattcgattataattaatacgtgTCTATACTTCCGagcaaatttaattaattatgttacaatttaatacatatatataattaaccacttcaatttttaataatgataatattaggTTGAAgctaaaaatatgaaatttattttagaaaatgtgACAATACATTAATCAGTGATATACAATTATacgtacagatatatatatattttttttttacagttcACAttggaatataatattttatgtcttgttttttttagattctttttcaagtgccttttcttttgctctttgaTAAAGAGGAATAAGTTTTCCTTCTTTGGCAAGTATTTTAAGTAATTCCATGATAAGAGGAAGGTAGTTATGTTTTCTccgaatattttctatttgatactgttttgattttcttatttcttcttctatcaatGCTTGTAAACGTTCTAATTCTGCAGGATCACAAACATTTGTTTTTTGACGTTCATAAAGAGTTTTTCTATCAGTTACTATAGCCATTAAATTGAAGTGTATTTCTCCTTCATTATATctatacaaaaatttcattacaaTTCCTAGTAAAGGTATAAGACAgagtatttttaaattaattaaattataaaacttacttatttatacgtttctgAATGATAGGTTTGGCTGCTTGAACCCATTGATCGCCAACTGGACATGGTCCTAAATCCATAGGTCCATCCTTTAATCCATCAAGTTCATATAATCGACCATCAATTGGTACATAACTCACAAAATGGAATACATCGTCATCTTTAGATGCTTGCTTAGTATCGTACTCGAATAAAGTTTgtctaaaaatattatataaaacaaatatataaaaatacttaatCTCAATactctttaaagaaaattttaatttcacctCGAAAAAGAATTGTGAACTTCTCTAATAACATCAGAATTACTTAAAGCAAGACCACGCATATTTGCATCAAAACTCTGACAAAAGTTTTTAAACTCCTCCAAATTAGGTCCCAATGATATGTCTGAGTGTTTACAATTTAAAAGTACACTCAGTATTGCCTGTGTAGCGCAAGCATTATTTATGACCTGTGttataaagtaattatataattttagaatattatttgatatattggcatactatacatattttcatataaatatatataatgctatatataaatgtataacattaaatattatatttcaaatatacctgttttgcaaaaaaaatcttatctaATCTACTATCTTGTACGATACTTCCTGATGGTTCATCATCTTGTAcccatttaaataaaaatatcaaaccaTGAACTGGCCTgaaaaacataaaacattttttatcgcaTACAAAAATATCGTACATTTATAATACTTGACATGCATTTTCACagaaatatagattttttttaagatgataaatataaatgcatacTTTAAATTCTCAAATTGTGCATCATCCAAACTCCATAATTCTTCGACTTGAGCTCCCTTAACGCCTAAGAACACAcggatataattaaattttatcagtAGAACGagtataaatcaaataatattaaccttttctttcaatcgatTAGAAAGACAATTCAAAAGGAAATTTCaatagttataatatttataacatgtTGTAATACCTTATAATTAtggaatgtaaaaaatattgagatCGTTATTTACCAAACTCTTTAATTAATTCCGTAAAAACACCAGGATCGCTTTCAATAAGACACCAATTTCCTGCAGAATCAGCCATGTTTTGAAACTCTGATTATAAATTCACCTacatcattaattttcttgtcACAACTTCCATGCCGGTAACATAGATCTCAATAAACTTCGTTAATACTTTAATAGATGTCTCTTCGTATCATTTAAAAGTCACGTGTGCAATTTTTGACTTTATTGTTTTTGATTGATTTAAATGAATCAAAAAGATCAGTAAGGATTAGGTTATACAGTTGATTATAATATGAATCGCACAGATTATTTAttgcataaatatatgtgattATAAAGTTTAATTGTAAATACATGTTATTTATCTCACAGTCCTATCTCTGTATAacttatacaattattaattttctaaataacattcaattatcaagaaaaaaattttcttagtAAATGTTAATAAAGTATTTAAACTTGCTTATGTATTGTTACGATATAACTTTACAATGCATTTAGATTCTGATTTTGATTCAGACATGGAATGTAACGAAGGATCTTccaacataaatataaatcacaaTTCTTCTGCtgcaggtatatatatgtgtaatatcaTACAAtgtaatatctttattattacaaaacttataacatattcatttatttattttatatcttaaagGTAGtagtaaagaatttttaacgttaaatgaaaatgaagaagaagatgaaacaGTAAAAGCTATAATCAGATCTAAAGAATTACACAGAACTCATCCTCCGACGATTACATTAGATGATTTTATAGTAGACATATGTTTTCATCCTCAAAATGATATGATTGCTGTGGCTAATATCCTAGGAGATGTTTTATTGTAAGttaaaaactataaataataatgttatactatatatttaataataatatacttctCATGTATCAGATTCAACTATACTAACGAAGAGACGAAACTTGTATCATCCATGGAATTACATCTCAAAGCTTGCAGAGATATTGAATTCGATCATGATggtaaaaaacttttttctacAGCAAAAGACTTATGTATAATGATTACAGATATGGAaactgaaaaattaataagattatatgAAAATGCTCATGAGTATgttcaaaattaataactagcatttcttctcttttatatttaaaattttagttACACAAAAAGTaatacatttgtattttttagaCAACCTGTATATACTATGAGTATTCTTGGAGAAAACACATTTGGAACGGGTGATGATAATGGTGTTGTTAAATGtaaaactttatatttatacattattatacatatatttgtttgatatattctaattttattaaaatgaaaatatttttttcatagtaTGGGATCTTAGACAGAGAGGTAATACTcctatattttcaataaaacaaaTGGAAGACTATGTTAGTGCTATGATTACGAATagcgataataaatatctagtATGTGCTAGCGGAGACGGATCGCTTACAACATTTAATATGACTGCAAAAAAACTGCATATTCAGGTATCTTCTTACTTAtagattactttttttattttaatattacttaattttaaatcaatagTCCGAAGAATAtgaagaagaattattatgCCTTGGTCTATTTAAATCAGAGACAAAGATCTTAGCTGCCAGTAGCAAAGGAAAActgtatgtatttaattgGGGAGAATTTGGTCTTCATTCGGATGAATTTCCAAGCTTAACAAAAAAAGCTCTAAATTGTCTGATACCTATTACAGAGAATATTGTAATAACTGGTGGTGAAGATGGAATACTTaggtaaatattaaatttctctaataatatatattataatgaaaagaatttgttaTTTAGATATCTAATATTGATTTACAGAgcaacaaatttatttccgCATCATCATCTTGGTATAGTAGGTCagcataatttttctattgaaGCACTTGATGTTAATAGCGATGGTACATTAATAGCATCCTCTTCTCATAACGACGATATCAAATTTTGGAACGTAGAGTATTTGGAAACATTAAATACTTCTGAGCGTAGGAAGGGTggtaaacaaaaacaaatgatACATAATCTACCAAGTAGTAAAGTTAATAATGCGTCAGATTTTTTTGCAGATCTttgatcttttatattattggtaaatattctttttattatcattattttctttcatacataagcgtacatttttatatatatttaaaataaatgtatatcaaATATCTGAATATCTGTTGAATATCATGGagaatttgaatatattatatataaacttgcattataaattaaagaaagtttaaataattataaaactctTATTTTATCTGTAATTATACACGTCATACTGACATCTctcatttgaattttaataattcttaatagaatataaaatatgaagacatgatcaataaaatataaatatatattttaaatatcaatgtatatatctaaaaatgaACACATAGGAgtataagaaagaatgaattacagtaaataaatgcaaaaacaataaaatcgcatttacttttcctttgtGTTCATAATTCAGATgagaaaatgtatattttcataaaagttACACACAGgctcacatacacacatatacacatttataatatacggaatttatatttaagaaataacaGGTTTTACTCTGTTTATTTAAATGCACAATATGCGCACACATACATTACAGATATACTTTACAAATGTTATCATAATCCCACAATTCATCGAATCATTGGATCACTTTTAAATGATTTGACTTGAACAtcacttttaaatattttttatgctcGATAttggtatattttataactgcAAGAAGATGCTTGGTTTTTTGTTCTAAAGGCATTAATTACTATCAATGTCCTTTAacatggaaaagaaataaaattctgtTTTTTGTATTAAGCACAATATTAATCATGATTtcttttagataatattatagatcCAATACagtatttatttcattgcacatattaaatgataaatattcatacaaataataagtctcagaaaaatatctaaaacctttaatgtttattaatcagttagatatattttagaagaaatattatattaaaagcaaTTCTGCAATAATCCAACGGTAAAAATTCTGAATGTAAAAAACTTAATATTATGCTTTGAAATctcttgaaaataaatctatcagtcttgaaaaaatttactatttattCTTGCAGATGattttttcacaaatttaCCTTTATTGATGATTCATTTGACGTAAATACTCTGGAGCATGATAATGTTGTTGAGCATGTGCAAGCGAAGGATGTATTGGTGGTGGAAAACAACGAACATGTTCCACACTGGTTGCATCACTATCTCCACtttttaaatacttatttAATACAGCAAAAATTTGAGAATTTAATACTTGAAATCTCCTTATACGATCAACCATTCTTTTTAAACGctgtaaaaaaatagaaaaagaaaacaaaaaaatgattaaatgaaTAAGTACAAAAAGataacataaaagaaatttgaataaaaataataatacatacgaTTCCTTTGACATTTTCATCCTTGCCATCTACGCGCTGCACTCTGAGAATGTGATAGCAAAAATCAAGAGCTTCGAACCTTCTTTGTTGGCCAAGAAGAACTATCATAGCGCATCCAGCCCAATGTAAGCCTTCACCAAATAATTCCCTATggcacatattatatatttgattttatttcatataaaaattaagaataacaATTCTGTTATATTACTGACTCAACAGTAAATTCTGTATCTCCAACAGGAATGCAATATACAAATTGTAGAGCACTCCAAAGTCTATGGAATTCTGTACATTCGTCTACATTCATTACTCCATTTGCAGGTGGTGGTCCAATCCAAATAGGATCATCCAAAAAACTACGTAATCTGCTAAGTACTATTTCAAATATTGATAAGCCACAACAAAGTCGTTCTCTTGTTAATAAGTCTCCTTCTCTAGCAATCATCGCTtgctagaaaaataaataacaaacagTTATGTAtgatttgataattattaattcatttgtattattaattaccttAGCAGTACCCAATTTATCTACATTAGGTACAATCTGTAATGCTGCGTATTTGGCTTCAAGTCGTTTTTGTTTGGTTTCAGGTTTCTCACCCtctaaaatttcattcattaatagAAGTTATTagatattgttttaataataaaattatattattcaagtAAAAAATTGTACCTTTACAATAAGGTCTAGGTAATATATTTTGGAATGGTGCTGCATGTAATAAATCGCAAACTTCTTCTTGCGAAAGTGCTTGCTCCATCagaagacaaaataaaatggtATTACCAAATTCtcgaaaattatgaaataattctgTTTTTGCATCGGGATATTGTACGATATCGTTTAATTGAGCATGATAATATCCCAATACTCCAGGAGATCCATAATCATAACGAGGAAGCTTACAAACTTTTGGCATAGCTTCCATTAAAGTTTTAGTAAACTGATGTAAGCTTCCTTGAATTAATGACTTaactatttttaaaagttCCTCCATAACTACTGCTATACCTTGGTATCCTAATAATTTACACATAGTACGGAAATGATATGGCCCAACAAATCCAGAATACTGTCCATATTGGGTACTATATGCTAAATTTAATTGCTTGCTACCCCAGAGATAATGATGAGACATTTGTGGCGGTTTATCTCTATGTACTGGTTGTACAAATTGAAGACCACGACACTTAACAAAcctttaaacaaattttcaatgaatgaaaattagtTGTAAttagtaaagaaataatttagaagaTTTCTTTTACCTATTCGTTGCAgcattataacaataatttggTAAAAAGTCATAATTCAATTCCCAAAATACATGAAGTGTTATTCTTCCATATGGAGCAAGAACATTATGATTTGCTTCTCTAAACATAGCATCGTATTCATCAAGTGCAAGCCATTTACTTAATAGTTTATGAGTAAGCCGATTAACTTGTAATAATCCTTCTagttcctatatatatatttatgtatgtatgtatgtatgtatgcatgtacatgtgtgtatatacacatacacaatacacaatattattaataaacttaataaaatatttaaaaaaatgacttttatattttatatgttaataaactaaatttaaatataaatcagatatgaatataaatatataaaccttAGCTTGttacaaaagtaataataaagtgtaataatcttataatttCAACTTACCACTACTCCTGTAATATCCCCAGATTCAAATTTACTAATTGCCAGATCTAATGATTTTTGCATATCAGCATTGATACGTTGTGTGATtagtttatttaaatcaatgCTTCTTCCCAATAATTGGACATGTCGTTGTTTTAATAAAGTTTCATATCTATTAGCACGGGgataagaaagtaaatatgCTCCTAACGCTACGCATTCTACTCTAAATCgtttatctaataaaatactAGCAGCTAATTGTTTATAATGAGCAAAAATTTGTTCGCTTAATTTATAGACAAACTGATCGAAACATAAATTAACTTCAGCCTCTACTTCATCGTAAAGAAATTGTTTACGAAATATCGTTAATGCATACAATGCACTATCATTGTACAGATCCAAGGGATATAGAACATatctaaaagatataaaaatgaaataatcaagTACTTAGTATATGTACTTAATATACGTATAGTATTTTTACATACTCCATCATTGATGGTTCTTTGCTTCTTAGTATATGATCAGTCAATATCCAAGGCATAGACATTTCAATCGGAAactataataaagaatataattataatgtaaacTTTTGCATAGATTGtaagataatattatgtatgatAGTAGATAGAATACTTGAATTCGTTTCTCCATTGTAATTAAATCGCTGCATTCCTCATTATGCTGATGTCGTACTTGacatttctaattattaaataatagttatatattataaaaatgtacgtTTAAAAAACACTTAAtttcgtatgtatgtgtgtgtgtgcgcgcgcgcacgcgcgtgtctatattcatataaaaataatataattaaaatattttatttataagatatttactatttgtaaataaaaaattatacgttaaactctattataattttttcaagttcattgaaataatcgaagtaaaatatgtttaaaataaactaaacaataaagttatttaatattaacttaatttataaagaagaagtatGTTCACCTGAATTTTTCGACCCATAgtcatttctaaataaaattctctatACCATAATTGTGACAAGTCACAACAATTTTGTAACGATTCTAGAAATAAGTATAGaaacattattacattattttaaaaaatttttaagtatacATACCactaaaatttaaaagataactCCAGTAAAAACTGGTTTTATGAAATTGATCAATTTGTACAAGATATTGTCCATCAATATCTTTTCTCAATGTACGCTTTCCACCACTCTTATCAGCAATTAATGATTCCAACATAGTACGAACCATATACAGTTGCGTTGAGGAAGGACCTgcatgaaaatattcaaataaaatagcaCGAACACAAAACAAATTGGAGATATTCACAAAacaatattcattattattttgattgcaACTAACCGACATTTCTTCGTGGAACTTTAATACCAAATCCATTATCTGgatccttttttccctttaaagCAGGATCTCCTAATGGTTCAACTCCAAAATGCCAATCAGCGCAAGTTTCTCTCACAGAAACAattatactaaaaaaaaaatttgtatactgttacttattatatacaagtataaaatattgttgagTTATTCAATGcgtattattctttaaaaacaGTATTAACAATTTGCAAACCTTCGAataagatcttttttattttttatagccTTTCTTAGGGGCTCACGTAAAGCAAGTTGTACAAAATCTTGTAATTCTGCATAAATATTCCGACGTATTGCATCAATAAATACTGTCTCCATGCGTGCCATTAATACTTGTAATCCTTTAATCATTGCAATGACTTCAATGAGtgcaaatttttcttcatcggTATAATTATAACGTGTGgcctataaaaaaatagaatctttgttttattttaataatattaaataatcagaGAGGAcaacaataaaatttactcTTTCGTATTCTTCTGCTTCTTGAGGACACTCTTTATTCATATGATGATCTGTTGGATGAAGCAGTTTCCAACTATAAAGTTCTGTGACAACACTTGTCCATTGAGAAAGTAATTGTAATCCACGTAAAGCTAATTCTGCAGTGTCACGATTTTCCACGTCACTACCACATTCTTTGTAAGTCGTAGTTACTTCAttactatatctatatcataatggaaaaaggaataatatatTAGCTTTATTTAGTAACAAATGTCCTTTAAAGAATGTTATAGATAAATGTGTTATACCTTGCTAATTcgcttatatattttacatgatCATCTCTAATTTGAGGCAGATGAACCATAAGATCAGCTTGTGGACTTATATTAttggaagatgaagaaagtgGCCATTTGGAAGCATCAAAATGTTTTGAacgtttaatataattaaatggcGCAATCTGCATATCACCGAATAATGGTACTACttctaaatttttaaatattctatcaATTCTatctaatttcaattttttcttttgatccaATTTATTTATGTTGCATAATTCACTATCCATCAAGAATAAACCAAATCCCATAACTTTGACTAACATATGTTTTTCATTTGGAGTAAGATACATTTTAGTTTCAaacatataaacacatatatttacaacATCTGCTAGTAACTCTTCATAACCTGggattttttctaaattttcttttacagtaTCACGAATCTTATTTTGTGTTGCCAAaaacattgataaattttGAGATTCTTGAAGCGTTTGAGAATCAGACATAACTTTTAGAAATTGTGCAGctctaaaataaaagatatatgtatatatataatttatattatataaaacataatgaataaagagaaaatttatttacctcCTATAAGTAGAGTAATCATTTTTGACACTAgacttcatatttttcaattcatcCAAGACAGCAAACATATTTATGAACTTTCCCAAAGTCAACAAATATGCTTCAGAtacaaaatcttttcttttttcatgatGGCATAAACGCTTTACCTCTCCTGAAAATCTTTCTATGGCTTTCcgctaaataaaaatattgtatatttagtaaatatattgattttttaaaaagagatagaatatattttgataaattacatacttgaaaatacataaaatttaataatttattaacttcAGGTGCAAGTACTTCTACtgttttttcataaatttcaacTCTGTTTGGTTGTTCGTTTGATTTTGGTTGTGGAATAGCACGTGAACAACATCTCCATGTGTATAACATAACGGCATGTTCTAATCCTTCTTCTAATAGttcattctataaaatatttataatttgatcATTTTCTTAATACTATTTGTTCCATATTACTCACAAAaacatgttaaaaaatatattattcttaccaAACTAGCATGAACAGTAGCCTCTTCGATATATTTGGCAATACCAGTAACAAAACCATTTCTATCTTCAAAATTAGTATCAAAATTGGCTTGATAGACAACAGAACATGGTTGAGCTTCGATGCAAGGCTGCTCATCAGGCAAAGTAAACTCGTCAAGTACATCGACATTAGAAAGAGCATCACCCAAAGTTACTTTATCGGTAGCcataatttctctcttattaataacaataattaagtCTACACAAAGTAAAATGTTTAATCAAACAATGATATTATGACcatgaaacaaaataaatttctttgatgTTTTTACATTATTCTATGCTgtaaataacatatttatatcagAGCAtaactttaaaattttttatttatacaaacacatacacacacgcgcgcgctaAATGAGTAATGAAACTTTGTTTAAACAGTTCAAGAAGCACAAGATATTTTGACACACACTGTGCATACAAAGATTTCCCCCATAGCACCTCCCAGGTGGTGGGGATGAAAAAAGGCAGATGATTTTGGTTCGTTCTATTTAATCAGTGTCAATTCGAATCCtgcaatattttaatttcgatgaaaGTTAACTAATTTTCTACATCTtcaagtaaatttatttcattacaatcataaataatataaaatttgtttgcaTTGTtcaatatattaacaattgtattatatgtaaacCACACACATCATTTcacgtttttattatagaatgcACTGAATGTGATTCATAAGTCGTTTGTTCAATCAAGTCGTACTTTCTATGTATTTAACAGATTGTATTTGTACATATGCGTGCATTTGATGATTTgtgacaaatattttttaatagttcaAATTtactcgtttcattttttaattatgagtaaaaaaattcgattagatctaaatcattttttggagtataatttattatttgttacgtttttattatattaagaaaCTGATTGGTCACATGTAAATTTAGAGAATGGAAATTGTGATGGGATAATACTGGTTAGATGTACTTTTCATATAGTAACATGAGGTTTCGACCAGTCACGTTGCTTCATTTAGTCCATGTAACAGTAGCCATACAATAACAGTAATGGtcgaaaaattcaatatattgtGTTACATCCTATGCTGACTCTAGACTTAAGATAGAACTATATAACCATAGATTAGCGATATCTGCTCCTTTTGTAGAATTGAAATGAGAACCTACCCTAACCAATATAAGGATTAgacatatgtttataataaataggCACTAAGCCTCCCATCATTATACAAAGAGAAACGTGCCCAAACAAATAGAAAGCGGGAAATACCGGACGCCAACACAA
Proteins encoded:
- the LOC122636652 gene encoding ubiquitin carboxyl-terminal hydrolase isozyme L5 codes for the protein MADSAGNWCLIESDPGVFTELIKEFGVKGAQVEELWSLDDAQFENLKPVHGLIFLFKWVQDDEPSGSIVQDSRLDKIFFAKQVINNACATQAILSVLLNCKHSDISLGPNLEEFKNFCQSFDANMRGLALSNSDVIREVHNSFSRQTLFEYDTKQASKDDDVFHFVSYVPIDGRLYELDGLKDGPMDLGPCPVGDQWVQAAKPIIQKRINKYNEGEIHFNLMAIVTDRKTLYERQKTNVCDPAELERLQALIEEEIRKSKQYQIENIRRKHNYLPLIMELLKILAKEGKLIPLYQRAKEKALEKESKKNKT
- the LOC122636651 gene encoding WD repeat-containing protein 55 homolog, producing the protein MHLDSDFDSDMECNEGSSNININHNSSAAGSSKEFLTLNENEEEDETVKAIIRSKELHRTHPPTITLDDFIVDICFHPQNDMIAVANILGDVLLFNYTNEETKLVSSMELHLKACRDIEFDHDGKKLFSTAKDLCIMITDMETEKLIRLYENAHEQPVYTMSILGENTFGTGDDNGVVKLWDLRQRGNTPIFSIKQMEDYVSAMITNSDNKYLVCASGDGSLTTFNMTAKKLHIQSEEYEEELLCLGLFKSETKILAASSKGKLYVFNWGEFGLHSDEFPSLTKKALNCLIPITENIVITGGEDGILRATNLFPHHHLGIVGQHNFSIEALDVNSDGTLIASSSHNDDIKFWNVEYLETLNTSERRKGGKQKQMIHNLPSSKVNNASDFFADL
- the LOC122636650 gene encoding cytoplasmic FMR1-interacting protein — its product is MATDKVTLGDALSNVDVLDEFTLPDEQPCIEAQPCSVVYQANFDTNFEDRNGFVTGIAKYIEEATVHASLNELLEEGLEHAVMLYTWRCCSRAIPQPKSNEQPNRVEIYEKTVEVLAPEVNKLLNFMYFQRKAIERFSGEVKRLCHHEKRKDFVSEAYLLTLGKFINMFAVLDELKNMKSSVKNDYSTYRRAAQFLKVMSDSQTLQESQNLSMFLATQNKIRDTVKENLEKIPGYEELLADVVNICVYMFETKMYLTPNEKHMLVKVMGFGLFLMDSELCNINKLDQKKKLKLDRIDRIFKNLEVVPLFGDMQIAPFNYIKRSKHFDASKWPLSSSSNNISPQADLMVHLPQIRDDHVKYISELARYSNEVTTTYKECGSDVENRDTAELALRGLQLLSQWTSVVTELYSWKLLHPTDHHMNKECPQEAEEYERATRYNYTDEEKFALIEVIAMIKGLQVLMARMETVFIDAIRRNIYAELQDFVQLALREPLRKAIKNKKDLIRSIIVSVRETCADWHFGVEPLGDPALKGKKDPDNGFGIKVPRRNVGPSSTQLYMVRTMLESLIADKSGGKRTLRKDIDGQYLVQIDQFHKTSFYWSYLLNFSESLQNCCDLSQLWYREFYLEMTMGRKIQKCQVRHQHNEECSDLITMEKRIQFPIEMSMPWILTDHILRSKEPSMMEYVLYPLDLYNDSALYALTIFRKQFLYDEVEAEVNLCFDQFVYKLSEQIFAHYKQLAASILLDKRFRVECVALGAYLLSYPRANRYETLLKQRHVQLLGRSIDLNKLITQRINADMQKSLDLAISKFESGDITGVVELEGLLQVNRLTHKLLSKWLALDEYDAMFREANHNVLAPYGRITLHVFWELNYDFLPNYCYNAATNRFVKCRGLQFVQPVHRDKPPQMSHHYLWGSKQLNLAYSTQYGQYSGFVGPYHFRTMCKLLGYQGIAVVMEELLKIVKSLIQGSLHQFTKTLMEAMPKVCKLPRYDYGSPGVLGYYHAQLNDIVQYPDAKTELFHNFREFGNTILFCLLMEQALSQEEVCDLLHAAPFQNILPRPYCKEGEKPETKQKRLEAKYAALQIVPNVDKLGTAKQAMIAREGDLLTRERLCCGLSIFEIVLSRLRSFLDDPIWIGPPPANGVMNVDECTEFHRLWSALQFVYCIPVGDTEFTVEELFGEGLHWAGCAMIVLLGQQRRFEALDFCYHILRVQRVDGKDENVKGIRLKRMVDRIRRFQVLNSQIFAVLNKYLKSGDSDATSVEHVRCFPPPIHPSLAHAQQHYHAPEYLRQMNHQ